In Salvelinus namaycush isolate Seneca chromosome 15, SaNama_1.0, whole genome shotgun sequence, a genomic segment contains:
- the LOC120060101 gene encoding exonuclease 3'-5' domain-containing protein 2-like, translated as MATRQKALMVAVVTLLGATLGGLLLWRQPTLRTQKKKQCLAQGQIGVSTGPVPVEQLGPVVVEPVQTQLTLGQSLGLLSVSLPPADQVLAVQPVMVSSEEGWEQLWPSLQKELSVYPVLGLDCEWVSVKGKASAVSLLQMSSYSGLCVLVRLQLFRGSQQDLPLSLKEVLRDPHVLKVGVGCYEDGTRLTRDYGLALGCTVDLRYLALRQRKVVLNNGLSLKSLAADLLNVSLDKSMALRCSNWEADQLTLEQMTYAALDAQVSIALFFHLLGLYSDTTPSPDSGSGYTQLANRCQGLIDTPFRERGEGEDGERRRKSKKLRQPTLESSEIGDQQVPDPRKNNKRKPLGVGYSARKSPLYDNCFLHAPDGQPLCTCDKRKAQWYLDKELGVLQSDEPFIVRLLFEPSGRPESQQDYYLTAKKNMCVVCGKNESYIRKNIVPHEYRQHFPMEMKDHNSHDVLLLCTSCHAASTVHDGFLKQQLADEHGAPQGCEEGVRLLEDSDRRRVRSAARALLTVGEGLPEVRRDELQKVIKCFFNDMELSPETLQRAADLETRIFNESYVPHGLKVVKVKAEQGLKGLMVLESRWRQHFLSTMTPRYLPPHWSVSHNHDKLLRKYGDDLLIQLN; from the exons ATGGCTACTAGACAAAAAGCCCTGATGGTTGCAGTGGTCACCCTGTTGGGCGCCACCTTGGGAGGCCTGTTATTATGGCGACAACCAACCCTGAGGACACAGAAGAAGAAGCAATGTCTAGCTCAGGGTCAGATAGGGGTCAGCACTGGTCCCGTACCAGTGGAACAGCTGGGTCCTGTGGTTGTGGAGCCAGTCCAGACCCAGCTAACCCTTGGTCAGAGCCTGGGCCTCCTGTCTGTTTCACTGCCCCCTGCTGACCAGGTCTTGGCAGTGCAGCCTGTGATGGTGAGCTCTGAGGAGGGTTGGGAGCAGCTGTGGCCGTCGCTGCAAAAGGAGCTATCTGTCTACCCCGTCCTCGGCCTGGACTGCGAATGG gTGTCAGTGAAGGGTAAGGCGTCGGCGGTCTCCCTCCTCCAGATGAGTTCCTACTCTGGCCTGTGTGTGTTGGTGAGGCTACAGCTGTTCCGAGGTAGCCAGCAGGACCTTCCCCTCAGCTTGAAGGAG GTCCTCAGGGACCCCCATGTCCTGAAGGTGGGCGTGGGCTGTTATGAAGACGGGACACGTCTGACCCGAGACTACGGCCTGGCTCTGGGTTGTACCGTGGACCTGCGATATCTCGCACTACGACAAAG GAAGGTAGTGTTGAACAATGGTTTGAGCCTCAAGTCTCTGGCTGCCGACCTGCTCAATGTGTCTCTGGATAAATCCATGGCGCTTCGATGCAGTAACTGGGAGGCTGACCAGCTGACCCTAGAACAG ATGACTTACGCAGCCCTGGATGCCCAGGTATCCATCGCCCTGTTCTTCCACCTGCTGGGCCTCTACTCAGACACCACGCCCTCACCTGACAGTGGGAGTGGCTATACCCAGCTGGCCAATCGCTGCCAGGGCCTGATAGACACACCCTtcagggagaggggtgagggggaggATGGTGAGAGGAGACGGAAGAGTAAGAAGCTCCGGCAGCCTACTTTGGAAAGCTCAGAGATTGGTGACCAGCAAGTACCAGACCCCAGAAAGAACAACAAGAGGAAACCGCTTGGTGTGGGTTACTCTGCTAG GAAGTCCCCTCTTTACGACAACTGCTTCCTCCATGCCCCGGACGGACAACCCCTCTGTACCTGCGACAAGAGGAAGGCCCAGTGGTACCTGGATAAAGAACTAGGAG TGTTGCAGAGTGACGAGCCCTTCATCGTGCGTCTGTTGTTTGAGCCGTCGGGACGTCCAGAGTCCCAGCAGGACTACTACCTGACTGCCAAGAAGaacatgtgtgtggtgtgtggcaAGAACGAGTCTTATATCAG GAAGAACATCGTTCCTCACGAGTACAGACAACACTTCCCCATGGAGATGAAGGACCACAACTCCCATGACGTCTTGCTGCTGTGCACTTCCTGTCACGCAGCCTCCACCGTGCACGACGGCTTCCTGAAGCAGCAGCTGGCTGATGAGCATGGCGCGCCCCAG GGGTGTGAGGAGGGCGTGCGCCTCCTGGAGGACTCTGACCGCAGGAGGGTTCGTTCTGCAGCCCGAGCCCTGCTCACCGTGGGGGAGGGGCTTCCAGAGGTCAGGAGAGATGAGCTGCAGAAGGTCATAAAGTGCTTCTTCAACGACATGGAGCTGAGTCCCGAGACACTTCAGAGGGCTGCAGACCTGGAGACGAG GATCTTCAATGAGAGCTACGTTCCCCACGGGCTGAAGGTGGTGAAGGTGAAGGCCGAGCAGGGCCTGAAGGGATTAATGGTGCTGGAGAGCCGCTGGAGACAACACTTCCTGTCTACCATGACACCTCGCTACCTTCCTCCTCACTGGTCTGTCAGCCACAACCACGACAAGTTACTACGCAAGTACGGAGATGACCTTCTCATCCAGCTTAACTGA